The Benincasa hispida cultivar B227 chromosome 9, ASM972705v1, whole genome shotgun sequence genome has a segment encoding these proteins:
- the LOC120087161 gene encoding aquaporin TIP2-1-like encodes MAWLTIGSFQDSLSLRSCKAYLAEFISTLLFVFAGVGSAIAYNKITSSAALDPAGLVGVAVCHGFALFVAVSVGANISGGHVNPAVTFGLLLGDQISLITTIFYWIAQLLGSTVACYLLKYVTGGLAVPVHSVAAGVGAAEGVVTEIVTTFGLVYTVYATAADPKKGSLGTIAPIAIGFIVGANILAAGPFSGGSMNPARSFGPAVVSGDFHDNWIYWVGPLVGGGLAGLIYFYSFMAYGPSPIPNDF; translated from the exons ATGGCATGGCTCACCATTGGAAGCTTTCAAGATTCCTTGAGCTTGCGCTCTTGCAAGGCTTATCTTGCTGAGTTCATCTCCACCTTACTCTTCGTTTTTGCCGGTGTCGGCTCCGCTATTGCCTACA ATAAAATAACATCATCTGCAGCTCTAGATCCGGCAGGGCTGGTTGGGGTGGCGGTTTGCCATGGATTTGCTTTGTTTGTTGCCGTCTCCGTTGGAGCTAACATCTCTGGTGGCCACGTCAACCCGGCAGTGACATTCGGGCTTCTTCTTGGAGATCAAATCAGCCTAATTACCACCATTTTTTACTGGATTGCTCAGCTTCTTGGCTCCACTGTTGCCTGTTACCTTCTCAAATATGTCACTGGCGGCCTC GCGGTTCCGGTCCACAGCGTCGCCGCCGGCGTGGGAGCGGCGGAAGGGGTTGTGACGGAGATTGTAACCACCTTCGGTTTGGTTTACACTGTCTATGCGACGGCGGCAGACCCAAAGAAGGGATCTTTGGGCACAATTGCGCCGATTGCCATCGGTTTCATCGTCGGAGCAAACATCTTGGCGGCCGGACCTTTTTCCGGCGGATCGATGAACCCGGCCCGATCTTTCGGCCCGGCGGTGGTGAGTGGCGACTTTCATGATAACTGGATTTACTGGGTTGGGCCGCTGGTTGGCGGTGGCTTAGCTGGGCTTATCTACTTTTACTCTTTTATGGCCTATGGGCCCAGCCCAATTCCAAACGATTTCTAA
- the LOC120087162 gene encoding photosynthetic NDH subunit of subcomplex B 3, chloroplastic → MEALHLGSYRLSSSSSFRSFNYITSSSQTLKRFRPLSFRRAHIRAVGTVPQNQSETTDPEEPPVVDFAFVNSVLLPDGTPDVHFRRACGGQKLRNIMLDSNIELYGPYSRFLLNCAGGGTCGTCMVEIIEGKELLNSRTDIEKDKLKRKPKNWRLACQTTVGKPDSRGMLVVQQLPEWKAHEWGYEKVEISESSESA, encoded by the exons ATGGAGGCTCTCCATCTGGGTTCATATCGTTtatcatcttcatcttccttTCGCTCCTTCAACTACATTACAAGTTCCTCCCAAACCCTCAAACGCTTTCGCCCTCTAAGTTTCCGTAGAGCCCACATCAGAGCTGTTGGCACTGTTCCACAGAATCAATCTGAAACCACTGACCCTGAAGAGCCTCCGGTTGTCGATTTCGCTTTCGTTAAT TCTGTGTTGCTTCCTGATGGAACCCCAGATGTGCACTTTCGTCGAGCATGTGGTGGGCAAAAACTTAGAAACATAATGTTGGATTCCAATATTGAGTTGTATGGACCTTAT TCGAGATTTCTGTTGAACTGTGCTGGTGGAGGCACCTGTGGGACTTGTATGGTGGAG ATCATTGAAGGGAAAGAGTTGCTGAACTCTCGCACAGACATAGAGAAAGACAAACTTAAAAGG AAACCCAAAAACTGGAGACTAGCTTGCCAGACCACTGTGGGGAAACCAGATTCCAGAGGGATG CTTGTTGTTCAACAGTTGCCCGAGTGGAAAGCTCATGAATGGGGTTATGAAAAAGTAGAGATTTCAGAGTCATCTGAGTCTGCATAA